The Methanosarcina acetivorans C2A genome includes the window GTCAATGACGTAGCAAAGGAGCTTGCAAAGCACAATGTGGAAGCCATTAAGGCAAAGGGAGCCACAAAGGTTCTCTACGCATGTGCGGGCTGCTTCCGTGCCTCCAAAGTCGACTGGCCAAGGCTCTTAGGAGAAGAACTGCCCTTTGAAGTAGTCCACATTACCGAGTTCCTTGAAGACCTGATCAAAAAAGACAAAATCAAATGGGAAAAATCTCTGGATAAAACAGTCACCTATCACGACCCATGCCACCTGGGCCGCCATGTTGGGGTCTTTGAGCCTCCGAGATATGTGCTTTCTCATATTCCCGGTGTCAAGTTTGTCGAGATGGACAGGGTTAAGGAATTCCAGCGCTGCTGTGGAGCAGGTGGCGGTGTAAAGGCAGGTATCCCCGATCTTGCCCTTTCAGTTGCAGAGTCTCGTGTTAAGGACGCCCTCGATACTAACGCCGATGTCCTCTCAAGCGCATGTCCCTTCTGTAAGAGGAACCTTATGGATGGTCGTGACTCTCTCAAAGCCGATATTGAAGTTGAAGACGTTATCGTACTGGTCGCCCAGGCGCTCGGGCTCAGCGTAGAGTAACCCAAAAAAGAGTGAAAGCTGTTTTCCAGCTTTCTTCATTTCTCTTTTTTTCTATCCCGTATTTTACTGTCTTATAGTAAGGCTTAAATACCGATACTTTCTTCCCCTTTCATATGCAGATCCCCTACGAATTTCTAGGAAAAATCTTCGTCCTTATGCTGTTCCTGGCCCTTTTGGGCACCGGGCTCGCCCTTTTGATAGGGGCTTATTCGTTTAAAAAGCACAGAATCATTTTTCCGGACTTCGTATTATTCACATTGTATCTTTTCTATTCTCCTGCAAAATGGATCTGCAGAGTTTTCCGGATAAGGGGCACCCTTGTTGATGATATTCTGATTGATGTCCGGAATGCTGTTATGTATGATGATTTCCTTAATATAAAAGGGAGAAGAATGTTGCTTCTCCCGCAGTGTCTGCGCCATCCCAGTTGTAAGGCAAGGTGCGACCCTGTTTATGGTTATGAGTGCAAGCGGTGTGGGCTTTGCGATATCGCAAAACTCTGTGACGCTGCTGACAGGTGCAATTTTAAAGTTTTCGTAGTTCCGGGGGGGAGTTTTGTTAAGAAGATTTTCAAAGAATACAGGCCTGAAGCCTGTTTGGGGGTTGCCTGTTATAATGAGCTTTCGGAGAACATGCAGGCTGTTTCATTTGTCCCTGTTCAGGGGGTTCTTCTCCTCAAGGATGGTTGCTTCAATACGGAAGCAAATGTTGAGGAAATAATCCAAAAAATGGAGATGTGCAATGTATAACATTATCGGGCAGGCTCTTTTTATCTCAATGCTGGCATCCTTCATCCTTTCAGGTATGGCGCTGCTTGTCAGCCGGTGGAGCCTTACACGCAGCGTCTATCTTGCAGGTTTTTTTGCGGATGTTCTTGACTTCTTTTATCTGCCTCTGAGACAGATTTTTCTCAAGTTTTCGGATACTCGCGTTCTGGACAAGTGGATGGCGTCTCTAAAAAACCGGGCTCATAAGTCTGCTTTTGCGAAAACAAAGAAAAGGATTGTCCTTGCCCCTCATTGTATGCGCAGCCTCGACTGTCCTGCCCATTCCACACAGACCGGAATCCAGTGCAAGTCCTGCGGAAAATGCGTCTTTACCCAGTTAAAAAAGGATGCTGAGAAATACGGGTATAAGGTGTTTATCCTCACAGGCTCCTCATATGTGAAAAATATCCTTAAAATGGAGGCTTCAGATGGTGTCCTTCTTATTGCCTGTGATTATGAAATCAACAAAGTCATGCGGGCTCTCAAAGGAAAAAAAGTGACAACTTATGGAATTCCCATGGAAAACGATGGTTGTTTCGGGACAGTGGTGGATTACCAGAAAGTGCTTGAGGTTTTTGAAGATTTTAAAAGTTTTCCCTCACTTTGAAATACATATCAATGTTTTCTGTCGATTTGTCTCATCTTTTTACTCTTTTCCCACTTCTTCTCTTTTTCTTAACCCAATCGTAATTTTAAATTAAGATTGACACTTTAAATTAGCTCTTGATTGAATATAAGTGAAGTTCAGATTATTTCATGACATTTTTGAAGGTACTACTTTCATGTATGACGTAATCATCATAGGTGGCGGCCCTTCCGGAGCCTCGGCCGGAAGAAGGGCAGGAAAACTTGGCCTCAATACACTGCTGCTTGAAAAGGAAGAATTCCCCAGGTACAAACCCTGTGGAGGAGGGCTTTCGAAACATGCGATTTCTTACCTTGACTTCGAGCTGCCTCAGGATATTATCGAGTGGGAGGTAACAGGGGCAAGAGTCTCTTTTAGAGAGCATATAATTGAAGTTCACAAAGACCACTGCCTTTCCGTGATGGTCTCAAGAGATGTATTTGACAATCTCCTGCTTGAAAAAGCAAAGGAGAGCGGGGCTGAAGTCCACACCGGAGAAAGGGTTTCCCAATGTATGGAAACTCCTGAGTGTGTGGAGGTCACAACAGAAAAAGGGACCTATCAGGCAAGGTTTGCCATAATTGCTGAGGGGGCAAACGGGCTGCTCAAGACCTCTGTAAGACCTGTTGATAGCGATGAAGATTGCGGAGTCTGTGTGGTTACCGAAGTCCCTGCAGGCGAAGAAGAAATGGAGAAAAGAATTGGCAAGACCGTTTATATGCGCTTCGGAGTGGCAGGCGGCGGATACGGCTGGTTTTTCCCTCACAGAACTTATTATTCGGTTGGAATCGGCGGTCTCATTAAGGATCTCCCACACCCTAGGGAGACCATGCTCGAGTTTCTGAGATGTAACGGTTTTACCGGCGATTACAAATTAAAAGGGCACAAAATCCCTCTGGGTGGGGTTAAAAGAAGGGTCACGGGTTCAAGGATCCTTCTGAGCGGGGACGCTGCAGGATTTGTAGACGCTTTTTTAGGTGAAGGGCTTGCCTATGCCATAAGTTCGGGACAGTTTGCTGCTGAAGTGATTGCCGGAATTTGCCAGTGTAATGGAAAAATAAAAGATCTAAAAAAGTATGAGTACCTCTGTCAGGCTGAGTTCGGACCCCATCTTAAGTATTCCCTTATGTTTTCAAGGATTATGCATCGTTTCCCTGATAAGACGTTTAAGATCTTCACATCAAATGAAAAAATGATTGATAAATACCTTGATGTTGTGGATTCCAAGATTAATTATAAGGATTACCTCCGCTGGTCCCTCTTGAACTTTAAACTCAGGTAATCAAAAAGATATTTTAAAACAAGCAAGGCATGTCTAAAAAAATCGGTATCTTTCTAAAATAAGCCGGGATCTTCAAAGGCCCTCCGGGGTTTTAGCCGGTCTTCTTTGATTCTCTTTTTTCCTCTACCTTTTTATTGTTCGAGCATCAATTTACTTTTGGGGTAAATCATTCATTTGAGGCTGTCTGTTCACGGCAAGCCTCTTATCCATAAATAGGGGTCCTTAGAATGTATGATCTGATTATAGTAGGGGGAGGACCTTCTGGAGCTTCTGCTGGAAGGGTAGCTGGAAGTGCTGGAATCTCAACCCTTCTGCTCGAGAAAGAAAATTTTCCCAGGTATAAGCCCTGCGGAGGGGCTCTATCTCCGTATGCTCTTTCCTGCCTTGATTTCGAACTTCCTGAGTCCGTAGTTGAGAGGGATATTTCAAAGGTAAGGGTTCATTTCAGGGAGCTCTGTCTTGAAAGGCAAAGAGATTACAGGTTAGCTCTACTGGTCTCCAGAAAGGCCTTTGACAATCTTCTACTTGATAAAGCCCGGGAGACGGGAATTGAGGTTCACTGCGGAGAAAAGGTCCTGGACTGTGAAGAAGGGGAAGAATGGGTTGAAGTCAGGACTTCGCGGAACAGTTACCTTGCAAAGTTTGTCCTCATTGCGGAAGGTTCCGAAGGTATACTTAAATATAAAGTAAGACCGCAGAGAGCTCGAAGAACAGAATATGACCTTGCTCTTGTTTCGGAAATCCCTGAAGAGGACGAGGTGATAAGAAATCGTTTTCCCGGTATGGTAGACATTCATTTCGGGGTTGCACCCGGAGGGTATGGCTGGGTTTTCCCTCATGCAGGGTACTATTCCGTGGGAGTTGTGGGAACAGCCGAACATCTGAAACATCCGAAAAAGGTAATGCAGGATTTTTTACAGGCAAATGACTTTTCCGGGGAATTTCAGGTCTGTTCCCATATTATTCCCGTGGGAGGAATAAAACGAAAAACCGTGAGTTCAAGAATTCTTCTGAGCGGAGATGCCGCAGGTTTCGTGGACGCCTTCATAGGGGAAGGTATTGCATACGCCATTCGGTCAGGGCAGCTTGCAGCCGAGATAGTAGCGGATCTTGTGCTTTATAACCGGAAATTGAGCGACCTTAAAGAATACGAATCCAGATGCGGACAGGAATTCGGGAATTTTCTTGTAAGTTCCCTTAAGCTGGAAAAGGTCATGCACCGTTTCCCTGAGACATCTTTCAAACTCGCTCTCAGCAGGGAGGAAATTCTGGACAAATATCTGGATGAAGTTGTAATAAATAGAAGTCATAAAGACTACGTCCGGTGGTTGTTGCTCAATTTCAGTCTGGCTGAACCTGCTTCCAGAATTATGTCCATGGCAGGGAAAAATCAGTAAGATAATGGAGTTTGTATGCGAGTGAGGCACGTAAGCTCCCTTCTGTTCATGCAAATATTCCTGCCACCCATCAGTGGGAGGAACGGTCCCTGGGGACTCTTGCATCGACGGCATTCGGCTAAGCGTTACCAAAAACAACCGGGATGAGTCCAGACTGCTCGTGCTTTCCCGATTTCCAACTTGCACCCACGAGGATTCGCCGTTTCATCCACTCTCCCTGTGACCTCAGCTTATGACATCATCGCATTTCCAGGGGATGGTTATCGTTTCTGTGCCAGAGCCCGGGCTCTCGCCCGACATCCTTTACAGATGTTCGTGTGTCCGGAACGGTGGGGAGACTTTCCTCAGACCAGTAGGTCCGGCAACCGTCCAGCCTCTCTCGCATTTTGCTGATTAACTGGCTCTATATATTTTTTGGTGGTATATATATTTATGGGACAACATCTCTGCAAAAGGAGCCTCACCGGCGAGGGCTTCCAGGCAGACGAATGAAACATTGTTTTCAATTGCTTTCAATGGCTTCTAACTTATTTTATGCCTTATTTTTTCAGTAGTTTTTCAATAGTTTTTCAGTAATTTTCATGGGTCTTTGGACTGATTTTTTTCTGGTCGGCGATATCACTCTTTCTCGGCTCGGGATAAACAGGCTCATTCCTTCCGTGTACTCTTTATAACTTTTACGTGCCGGGGATATGCCTAAATATTAATATATATGTATTGTAATCAAGAAAATAAAGTGAATTTTCCATTCCCATAAATTCTTTGAAAGAAGATTGAAAGAAGATTCTCTTAAGCTACAAAAGATTCGTTAGTTTAATATGTGACTATAACTATCATTTTTGTGTTCAGTTTCCAGGCTTATTTTTAGAGGTAAAACATGAATGATTGTCTATTTGATTTGCATATTGGATATGTCCGTTTTAGAAACCCCATAGCACTGGCGCCAATGGCAGGAATTGTCGACGGTGCTTTTGCCAACCAGTATGCAGGTGATGCCGGGCTGGTAGTGCTCGGAGCCTTCAACCTTGATGAAGGATCTATTGAAGTTGCATCAAAGCTCGTAGCCAGAGGTAGAAAAGAGTTCATCTCCGATGAACCTATGGAGCTTATAAAAAAGGAAATCCGGGCCGTAAACTCGGGCAGTGTTGTTGCGGTAAACGTCAGAAGCACCACCCTTGAGCCCTTAATTGAAGCTGCAAAAATAGTGAAAGAAGAAGGAGCAATTCTTGAATTAAACGCCCACTGCAAGCAGCCTGAAATGCTTGAGGCAGGCATAGGAGAAGCCCTTCTGCGGGACCTTCCGAGGCTTTCTGCCTGGATAAAGGCAATAAAGGAAACCGGAGTCGTGCTTTCCGTAAAGGTAAGGGCAAATGTAATAAATGATATCGAACTTGCCAGGCTTATTGATAAAGCCGGGGCTGATATTATCCATGTGGATGCCATGCTCGAAGGTTTCGGAGCCGACCTTGATGCGATTGTAAATTATAGGGATGCCACGAGGCTTTTCCTTATAGGCAACAACTCGGTTACCGATTTCGCCACGGCAAAGGATATGTTTTCCCGGGGAGCCGACATGGTCTCGGTTGCGAGAGGAGCTATGGAAAACCCAGAGCTGATTTCACAACTGGTAGAAAGTGTTACTTCATATCAGAAATCGATAGGCTGGTACAATGCTCCCAAGCACGTTTGCAGTGAAGGGGACTTCAGGGCGCTGGCTTTCTGCTGCCTTCCGGTAAAACCCTGCCCTGTGCACGAGAAATTCAAAAAGCTGGGATATACTGCAGAAGAATTTGCCCGGACAAAGATGGAATTTGCCAGGGGCACAATGCTGGAGTACGGAGAAGATACCTGTTTTGGTAGCCTTGTCTGGTGCTGTAAAATTACAAAACCCTGCTGGATCAGGGATGGTGTCCTGAACACACTTGACCTCTCCGATGCAGAGTACATGAAGCTTAAGGAGCAGCTGGCAAAATACATCCTTGACCATGCCAGGATTCCGGTAAATGAATCACGTTGACACTGCTTTTTCCTCACATATCCCTGAATGGGCCGAAGGGGCCCCGAGCCTGATTGCACGCTGTGCCCAGCTTGCCATGCTGCTCGAGGTCTCAGCTTCCCCAAAACCGGGAAATGTTGATAGGGAACACAATTACCCGGATACCTGTTTTGAGCATTTTGTAGCTTCCTCGGTTGC containing:
- a CDS encoding methanogenesis marker 9 domain-containing protein, translating into MNDCLFDLHIGYVRFRNPIALAPMAGIVDGAFANQYAGDAGLVVLGAFNLDEGSIEVASKLVARGRKEFISDEPMELIKKEIRAVNSGSVVAVNVRSTTLEPLIEAAKIVKEEGAILELNAHCKQPEMLEAGIGEALLRDLPRLSAWIKAIKETGVVLSVKVRANVINDIELARLIDKAGADIIHVDAMLEGFGADLDAIVNYRDATRLFLIGNNSVTDFATAKDMFSRGADMVSVARGAMENPELISQLVESVTSYQKSIGWYNAPKHVCSEGDFRALAFCCLPVKPCPVHEKFKKLGYTAEEFARTKMEFARGTMLEYGEDTCFGSLVWCCKITKPCWIRDGVLNTLDLSDAEYMKLKEQLAKYILDHARIPVNESR
- a CDS encoding geranylgeranyl reductase family protein, encoding MYDLIIVGGGPSGASAGRVAGSAGISTLLLEKENFPRYKPCGGALSPYALSCLDFELPESVVERDISKVRVHFRELCLERQRDYRLALLVSRKAFDNLLLDKARETGIEVHCGEKVLDCEEGEEWVEVRTSRNSYLAKFVLIAEGSEGILKYKVRPQRARRTEYDLALVSEIPEEDEVIRNRFPGMVDIHFGVAPGGYGWVFPHAGYYSVGVVGTAEHLKHPKKVMQDFLQANDFSGEFQVCSHIIPVGGIKRKTVSSRILLSGDAAGFVDAFIGEGIAYAIRSGQLAAEIVADLVLYNRKLSDLKEYESRCGQEFGNFLVSSLKLEKVMHRFPETSFKLALSREEILDKYLDEVVINRSHKDYVRWLLLNFSLAEPASRIMSMAGKNQ
- a CDS encoding DUF116 domain-containing protein, with protein sequence MQIPYEFLGKIFVLMLFLALLGTGLALLIGAYSFKKHRIIFPDFVLFTLYLFYSPAKWICRVFRIRGTLVDDILIDVRNAVMYDDFLNIKGRRMLLLPQCLRHPSCKARCDPVYGYECKRCGLCDIAKLCDAADRCNFKVFVVPGGSFVKKIFKEYRPEACLGVACYNELSENMQAVSFVPVQGVLLLKDGCFNTEANVEEIIQKMEMCNV
- a CDS encoding DUF116 domain-containing protein is translated as MYNIIGQALFISMLASFILSGMALLVSRWSLTRSVYLAGFFADVLDFFYLPLRQIFLKFSDTRVLDKWMASLKNRAHKSAFAKTKKRIVLAPHCMRSLDCPAHSTQTGIQCKSCGKCVFTQLKKDAEKYGYKVFILTGSSYVKNILKMEASDGVLLIACDYEINKVMRALKGKKVTTYGIPMENDGCFGTVVDYQKVLEVFEDFKSFPSL
- a CDS encoding geranylgeranyl reductase family protein, yielding MYDVIIIGGGPSGASAGRRAGKLGLNTLLLEKEEFPRYKPCGGGLSKHAISYLDFELPQDIIEWEVTGARVSFREHIIEVHKDHCLSVMVSRDVFDNLLLEKAKESGAEVHTGERVSQCMETPECVEVTTEKGTYQARFAIIAEGANGLLKTSVRPVDSDEDCGVCVVTEVPAGEEEMEKRIGKTVYMRFGVAGGGYGWFFPHRTYYSVGIGGLIKDLPHPRETMLEFLRCNGFTGDYKLKGHKIPLGGVKRRVTGSRILLSGDAAGFVDAFLGEGLAYAISSGQFAAEVIAGICQCNGKIKDLKKYEYLCQAEFGPHLKYSLMFSRIMHRFPDKTFKIFTSNEKMIDKYLDVVDSKINYKDYLRWSLLNFKLR